The following coding sequences lie in one Nitrospira sp. genomic window:
- a CDS encoding CsbD family protein, protein MNAEQLKGKWMQFKGELKQQYGKFTDDDLTQIEGNYDKFVGKVQERYGDKKDELMKWAEQWHQKAIQKIAGK, encoded by the coding sequence ATGAATGCGGAGCAACTCAAAGGGAAATGGATGCAGTTTAAGGGGGAATTGAAGCAGCAGTATGGCAAGTTTACCGATGATGACTTGACGCAGATTGAGGGCAATTACGATAAGTTCGTCGGTAAAGTGCAGGAACGGTACGGCGATAAGAAGGATGAGCTTATGAAGTGGGCGGAGCAATGGCATCAGAAAGCCATTCAGAAAATCGCCGGGAAATAG